One genomic segment of Flagellimonas marinaquae includes these proteins:
- a CDS encoding TAT-variant-translocated molybdopterin oxidoreductase produces MASNKKYWKSEAELNPNDSIVEALRNNEFTEEIPVDDFLGDKEKLSASNTSRRDFLKYVGFSTAAATVAACEGPVHKSIPYVVQPDNIVPGVANYYATTIADGFDFASILVKTREGRPIKIENNTDAKVNGGANARVQASVLSLYDSKRVQGPMANGEPMEWKVLDATVMAKLNSLKGTSKQIALLTQTYASPSTAKLISEFKEAYGENVNHVVYDAISEDAALNAFNKAYGERALADYDFEKAELIVSFGADFLGDWQGGGYDSGYAKGRIPKNGKMSRHIQMESNMSLAGANADKRYPMTPTQQKIALAKLYGKLNGSSVGGGTSDVDAAVDQVAAEIKKAGSKAVVVTGLNDENAQSVVLAINKLLASEAFDPIKPKYVRQGDAAKVNKLISDMNAGRVGMLITDGVNPAYSLPNAEEFVAGLDQVDLSVAFAFNNDETAQSSDYVAASSHYLESWGDAEFKKGQYSLMQPAIRELFDTRQFQTALLKWMGVEKTYYEYIKENWNTDILQGGSWNKALQDGVFEVSVMNTENDEVASVNEGEEEQPEIVPIASAIRSLVNSTSPGTELVLYSKVGMGDGRQANNPWLQEFPDPISRVSWDNYVTVSKADAETWGLENTIVADGGLNGSYVNLTVDGKVLENVPVIVQPGQAVGTVGLSFGYGKKAGMQQEMATGVNAYALYSNFSDVQSVTIEKSAGVHEFACVQSQKTLMGRGDIIKETTLEIFNTKDHAEWNPMPHVSLNHQEIPVTSPDADLWEEFDRSIGHHFNLSIDLNACTGCGACVIACHAENNVPVVGKMEMRRSRDMHWLRIDRYYSSEETFEQDNEKKDGMDGLWGENGSLGGFREMEDPSANPQVAFQPVMCQHCNHAPCETVCPVAATSHSRQGQNHMAYNRCVGTRYCANNCPYKVRRFNWFLYNNNDEFDFNMNNDLGKMVLNPDVNVRSRGVMEKCSMCIQMTQKTILDAKRDGRVVKDGEFQTACSAACSSGAMVFGDVNDHDSKVAKLKEDDRMYHLLEHVGTKPNVFYHVKVRNTNEA; encoded by the coding sequence ATGGCATCAAACAAAAAATATTGGAAAAGTGAAGCGGAGTTGAATCCGAACGATTCCATTGTTGAGGCGCTAAGAAACAACGAGTTTACAGAGGAGATTCCCGTTGATGATTTTTTGGGGGACAAGGAAAAACTGTCCGCCTCCAATACTTCAAGAAGGGATTTCTTGAAATATGTCGGCTTCAGTACTGCGGCAGCAACCGTTGCGGCGTGCGAGGGACCTGTTCACAAATCTATACCGTATGTGGTCCAGCCGGACAATATTGTTCCAGGTGTGGCCAATTACTATGCTACAACTATAGCGGATGGTTTTGATTTTGCCAGTATTTTGGTAAAAACCCGTGAGGGAAGGCCTATAAAAATTGAAAACAATACGGATGCAAAGGTAAATGGTGGGGCCAATGCGCGAGTGCAAGCCTCTGTTTTGTCTCTGTATGATAGTAAAAGGGTTCAAGGGCCAATGGCCAATGGTGAGCCTATGGAATGGAAGGTGCTGGATGCTACGGTGATGGCCAAGCTGAACTCTTTGAAGGGTACCAGTAAGCAAATTGCCCTTTTGACGCAGACATATGCAAGTCCGTCCACAGCAAAATTAATTTCTGAATTTAAAGAGGCTTACGGAGAAAACGTGAACCACGTGGTTTACGATGCAATTTCCGAAGATGCTGCACTTAATGCATTTAATAAGGCGTACGGTGAACGTGCCTTGGCCGATTATGATTTTGAAAAAGCTGAATTGATAGTGTCCTTCGGAGCTGATTTCTTGGGAGATTGGCAAGGTGGGGGCTATGATTCCGGTTATGCAAAAGGACGTATTCCAAAGAACGGGAAAATGTCCAGGCATATTCAGATGGAGTCCAATATGTCCTTGGCCGGGGCCAATGCCGACAAGAGATATCCAATGACGCCAACCCAGCAGAAAATTGCGCTGGCCAAATTGTATGGCAAGTTAAATGGTAGCAGTGTAGGTGGTGGTACATCTGATGTGGATGCTGCAGTGGACCAAGTTGCGGCCGAAATCAAAAAAGCAGGCAGCAAAGCAGTTGTTGTTACCGGATTAAATGATGAGAATGCACAATCCGTTGTATTGGCGATCAATAAATTATTGGCTAGTGAGGCATTTGATCCGATCAAGCCAAAATATGTGCGCCAAGGAGATGCTGCAAAGGTGAATAAATTGATATCCGATATGAATGCCGGTCGTGTAGGTATGTTGATTACCGACGGTGTAAATCCAGCGTATTCATTGCCAAATGCAGAAGAGTTTGTTGCTGGTTTGGATCAGGTAGATCTTTCTGTAGCTTTTGCGTTCAATAATGATGAGACAGCACAGTCGTCCGATTATGTGGCGGCATCATCCCATTATTTGGAATCATGGGGCGATGCAGAGTTCAAAAAAGGACAATATAGCTTAATGCAGCCAGCCATTCGTGAGTTGTTTGATACGAGACAGTTTCAGACGGCACTTTTGAAATGGATGGGTGTGGAAAAAACATACTACGAATACATTAAGGAAAATTGGAATACTGATATTCTTCAAGGTGGTTCTTGGAACAAAGCTTTGCAGGATGGGGTATTTGAGGTTTCCGTGATGAATACAGAAAATGACGAGGTTGCTTCGGTGAATGAAGGCGAGGAAGAGCAACCGGAAATTGTACCAATAGCGTCCGCGATACGTTCTTTGGTGAATTCCACAAGCCCGGGCACGGAGCTGGTACTTTACTCCAAAGTGGGTATGGGTGACGGTCGCCAGGCGAACAACCCTTGGTTGCAGGAATTCCCTGATCCGATTTCGAGGGTGTCTTGGGACAACTATGTTACCGTTTCCAAGGCCGATGCTGAAACTTGGGGATTGGAGAACACCATAGTGGCCGATGGCGGTCTAAATGGTAGTTATGTCAATCTTACTGTTGATGGAAAGGTTCTGGAGAATGTTCCTGTGATCGTTCAGCCAGGACAAGCAGTGGGTACTGTAGGGCTTTCGTTCGGATACGGTAAAAAAGCCGGAATGCAGCAAGAGATGGCCACAGGGGTCAATGCATACGCTTTATATAGTAATTTTTCCGATGTACAGTCGGTTACGATAGAAAAATCAGCAGGAGTTCATGAGTTTGCCTGTGTGCAATCTCAAAAAACACTGATGGGTAGGGGAGATATCATCAAAGAAACTACTTTGGAGATTTTCAATACCAAAGATCATGCGGAATGGAACCCAATGCCGCATGTATCATTGAATCATCAGGAAATACCTGTTACCTCTCCAGATGCAGACCTTTGGGAGGAGTTTGATAGAAGTATAGGGCATCACTTTAACTTGTCCATCGATCTAAATGCATGTACCGGATGTGGTGCTTGTGTCATCGCATGTCATGCCGAGAACAATGTTCCGGTTGTCGGAAAGATGGAGATGCGCCGTTCCAGAGATATGCACTGGTTGCGAATAGACAGGTACTACTCTTCCGAAGAGACCTTTGAGCAAGATAACGAGAAAAAAGATGGCATGGATGGCCTTTGGGGAGAAAATGGTTCTCTTGGAGGCTTCAGGGAGATGGAAGATCCGTCAGCCAATCCACAGGTAGCCTTCCAGCCGGTAATGTGTCAACATTGTAATCATGCACCTTGTGAAACTGTTTGTCCGGTAGCGGCAACATCGCATAGTAGACAGGGTCAAAACCATATGGCATACAACCGTTGTGTAGGAACAAGATATTGTGCCAACAACTGTCCTTATAAAGTTCGTAGATTCAACTGGTTCTTGTACAATAACAACGACGAGTTCGATTTTAATATGAACAATGATTTGGGTAAAATGGTACTTAATCCAGACGTTAATGTGCGTTCTAGGGGGGTTATGGAAAAATGCTCAATGTGCATCCAAATGACCCAAAAGACCATTTTGGACGCGAAGAGAGACGGTCGAGTGGTGAAAGATGGTGAGTTCCAAACTGCTTGTTCTGCAGCATGTAGCAGCGGGGCTATGGTGTTCGGCGATGTAAACGATCACGATAGTAAAGTGGCCAAATTGAAAGAGGATGATAGGATGTACCATTTGTTGGAGCATGTGGGAACAAAACCAAACGTGTTCTACCATGTTAAGGTAAGAAACACCAACGAGGCTTAA